Proteins from a genomic interval of Chloroflexota bacterium:
- a CDS encoding amidohydrolase family protein — protein sequence MAVVDCDAHVEESVATWSYLEPEFHAFRPIPVTFPEDTCFGTHNAAWVIDYKLRFFASNPTTMKRADAKGASIAIQELADVPSRTAAIDELGIDRQVIFPSIWLGTLAENVDLEAALARSYNTYMATQCAQSGDRLWYVAVVPWRRPDLAIKEIARVKEMPSAAGIFARGVEWDMPLTHPMLRPIFEAAAAADLPICVHVGNGSSPTISRMLDGVPRPYLDDFPHIHPLGAGLVSGPYVLYAFQQILSSDLLDAFPALRVGFMEAGCEWVPRIMQAASARNKRAKDRLGERVFVSCRLDEDLPYLTSRLGDEWIITATDYPHGDAFRQDRLAEGLLRRGDLDEPTVEKIVSHNPARLFHLGPSQ from the coding sequence ATGGCCGTCGTCGATTGCGACGCCCACGTCGAAGAGAGCGTCGCAACCTGGTCATATCTCGAGCCCGAGTTTCACGCCTTTCGACCGATCCCGGTCACCTTTCCCGAGGACACGTGCTTCGGCACCCACAACGCGGCGTGGGTGATCGACTACAAGCTGAGATTCTTCGCGTCGAATCCGACGACGATGAAGCGGGCCGATGCGAAGGGCGCGTCCATCGCGATTCAGGAGCTGGCGGATGTACCGTCCCGCACGGCGGCAATCGATGAATTGGGCATCGATCGCCAGGTGATCTTCCCATCTATCTGGCTTGGGACGCTTGCGGAAAACGTCGATCTCGAGGCCGCCCTGGCGCGCAGCTACAACACGTACATGGCTACCCAGTGCGCCCAGTCCGGGGACCGGCTCTGGTACGTCGCGGTCGTGCCATGGCGGCGGCCAGATCTCGCCATCAAGGAGATCGCGCGGGTCAAAGAGATGCCGTCCGCGGCCGGCATTTTCGCGCGCGGGGTCGAGTGGGACATGCCCCTCACCCACCCAATGCTGCGTCCCATCTTCGAGGCGGCGGCCGCGGCAGATCTGCCCATTTGCGTCCACGTTGGGAACGGATCGAGCCCGACGATCAGCCGCATGTTGGACGGAGTGCCGCGACCGTATCTCGACGACTTCCCCCACATCCATCCGCTCGGGGCGGGACTCGTCAGCGGCCCGTACGTGCTCTACGCATTCCAGCAGATTCTGTCTTCGGACCTCCTCGACGCGTTTCCCGCCCTTCGCGTCGGCTTCATGGAGGCCGGCTGCGAGTGGGTGCCGCGCATCATGCAGGCCGCCTCGGCACGAAACAAGCGGGCGAAGGACCGGCTCGGCGAGCGCGTGTTCGTCTCGTGCCGCCTCGACGAGGACCTGCCGTACCTCACCTCCCGACTCGGCGATGAGTGGATCATCACCGCCACGGATTACCCGCATGGCGACGCGTTTCGGCAGGACCGCCTGGCTGAAGGGCTGCTGCGACGCGGCGACCTCGACGAGCCAACGGTCGAAAAGATCGTTTCCCATAATCCCGCACGCCTCTTTCATCTCGGACCGTCCCAGTGA
- a CDS encoding amidohydrolase family protein yields MRVVDADAHVEEGIGHWSYLEPEFYARRPVPISFPTDTAWGEHNGGWLIDYKLRKFASSPTSIARAQRRAFAVPSQEISDVPMRLRDLDRCGIEKQVLYPSTWLGCLAEDVELEAALCRSYNTYMATQCAQSGGRLAYAAVLPFRKPAAAVAEIRRVKELGSAVSIFIRGMEWDIPITHPMFWPIYEEAEQQGLVMGLHIGFGSPTINRMFEGMPRPKPDPFPHIHPLARGLLSGLLVQQAVQGLLSSTVIEDFPRLRWAILEAGAEWVVPTIRALRHRSNRDGERYFREGAIFVSCEPYEDLPWLMQNLGDECLVIASDMPHEDDFAHEHPADAFRERWDLSEPTLDKLLATNATRLYNLA; encoded by the coding sequence ATGCGCGTCGTCGACGCCGACGCCCACGTTGAAGAGGGCATCGGCCATTGGTCCTACCTCGAGCCCGAGTTCTACGCGCGACGCCCCGTGCCGATCTCCTTTCCGACGGACACGGCGTGGGGCGAGCACAACGGCGGATGGCTCATCGACTACAAGCTGCGCAAGTTCGCCTCGAGCCCGACCAGCATAGCCCGCGCACAGCGCCGCGCCTTTGCCGTGCCCTCCCAGGAGATCTCCGACGTGCCCATGCGCTTGCGGGACCTCGACCGGTGCGGCATCGAGAAGCAGGTGCTCTACCCCTCTACGTGGCTCGGCTGCCTGGCCGAGGACGTCGAACTGGAAGCTGCGCTCTGCCGCAGCTACAACACGTACATGGCGACGCAGTGCGCTCAGTCGGGAGGTCGGCTGGCCTATGCCGCCGTGCTTCCCTTCCGCAAGCCCGCGGCCGCCGTCGCGGAGATTCGGCGCGTCAAGGAGTTGGGCAGCGCCGTCAGCATCTTCATTCGCGGCATGGAGTGGGACATTCCCATCACGCATCCGATGTTCTGGCCCATTTACGAGGAAGCCGAACAGCAGGGGCTCGTCATGGGGCTTCACATCGGATTTGGGAGCCCGACGATCAACCGGATGTTCGAGGGCATGCCGCGGCCGAAACCGGATCCCTTCCCCCACATCCATCCGCTCGCTCGCGGGCTGCTGAGCGGCCTCCTCGTTCAGCAGGCGGTGCAAGGGCTTCTGAGCAGCACCGTGATCGAGGACTTCCCGCGCCTCCGATGGGCCATTCTCGAGGCTGGCGCCGAGTGGGTTGTGCCCACGATCCGCGCGTTGCGCCATCGGAGCAATCGCGATGGCGAGCGGTATTTCCGCGAGGGGGCCATCTTCGTCTCGTGCGAGCCGTACGAGGATCTGCCCTGGCTCATGCAGAACCTCGGCGATGAGTGCCTGGTCATCGCGAGTGACATGCCCCACGAGGACGACTTCGCCCACGAGCACCCTGCCGACGCCTTTCGCGAAAGGTGGGATCTCTCGGAGCCGACGCTCGACAAGCTATTGGCGACGAATGCCACGCGCCTCTACAACCTGGCCTGA
- a CDS encoding GMC family oxidoreductase, whose translation MTVPGDRVADVCIVGVGAVGGILAKELARAGLDVVGFERGPALQRSDYAARDSIKFTVRQNQLEWVRHDPVMHRRGRDARASLRYTTSPANALGGALLHWTGQASRFLPGDFRVFTNEVASGLADRAGADLTGYDITDWPVSYEDLEPYYERFEWEFGVSGKAGVNPFEGKRRDYPLPPLRRSARGELFAAACQRLGYHPFDSPAGILSQPYRPPEPYDTRIPERPACVYCGHCNYYGCHVHAKAATLYTAIPAAVETGRFDLRTRSRAFRITTDFSGRATGVAYFDPEGQIREQRARVVILAAFVYENVRLLLLSGPEGASARRGLANSSGMVGRCILAHGDVRAAGVFDDAIINGFIGPGSAAVRIDDFNGNNFDHTGLGFIRGATIGTSGGGTPVERFDVLPPDVPRWGRDFKEFFARAYTRTFELNMQAETLPHPENRIDLDPRRKDAWGVPLPRVTFAFHENEARLRRFLADVGRRIMEETGASHVWTDVKASPNRWAGGTRMGDDPARSVVNSYCQAHDVPNLFVVGSSDFPTMAGYPPTCTIAALAYRTAEYIARQRELFR comes from the coding sequence ATGACAGTGCCCGGCGATCGCGTCGCGGACGTCTGCATCGTCGGGGTTGGCGCCGTCGGCGGGATCCTGGCGAAAGAGCTAGCCCGAGCCGGCCTTGACGTCGTAGGGTTCGAGCGGGGTCCAGCGCTCCAACGGTCCGACTACGCGGCGCGGGATTCGATCAAATTCACCGTTCGCCAGAACCAGCTCGAGTGGGTGCGCCACGACCCCGTGATGCACCGACGCGGGCGCGACGCGCGAGCGTCCCTCCGCTACACCACGAGCCCCGCCAACGCGCTCGGCGGCGCCCTCCTCCACTGGACGGGACAGGCCTCGCGCTTCCTTCCCGGCGACTTCCGAGTCTTCACGAATGAGGTGGCGAGCGGACTCGCCGACCGGGCGGGTGCCGATCTCACCGGTTATGACATCACCGATTGGCCGGTCTCCTATGAGGACCTCGAACCCTACTACGAGCGGTTCGAATGGGAGTTCGGCGTCTCGGGAAAGGCGGGCGTGAATCCCTTCGAGGGCAAGCGCCGCGATTATCCCCTTCCACCGCTGCGGCGCAGCGCCCGCGGGGAGCTGTTCGCCGCCGCCTGCCAGCGGCTCGGGTACCACCCCTTCGACAGCCCGGCCGGCATCCTCTCTCAGCCGTATCGCCCGCCGGAGCCGTACGACACGCGGATTCCGGAGCGGCCGGCCTGCGTCTATTGCGGCCACTGCAACTATTACGGCTGTCACGTGCACGCCAAGGCGGCCACCCTCTATACCGCCATCCCCGCCGCCGTCGAAACCGGCCGCTTCGATCTGCGGACGCGATCGAGAGCGTTTCGCATCACGACGGATTTCTCGGGCCGCGCCACGGGCGTCGCGTATTTCGACCCGGAGGGCCAAATTCGCGAGCAGCGCGCCCGCGTGGTCATTCTCGCCGCCTTCGTGTACGAGAACGTGCGTCTGCTGCTCCTCTCGGGGCCCGAGGGCGCCTCGGCGCGGCGCGGTCTGGCGAACTCGAGCGGGATGGTCGGTCGCTGCATCCTAGCCCACGGCGACGTCCGGGCGGCGGGCGTCTTCGACGACGCGATCATCAATGGGTTCATCGGTCCCGGCTCCGCGGCGGTTCGCATCGACGACTTCAACGGGAACAATTTTGACCACACCGGGCTGGGATTCATCCGCGGCGCGACGATTGGCACGAGCGGAGGGGGTACCCCCGTGGAACGTTTCGACGTCCTCCCGCCCGACGTACCGCGCTGGGGGCGCGACTTCAAGGAATTCTTCGCCCGGGCCTATACGCGTACCTTCGAGCTGAACATGCAGGCGGAAACGCTTCCGCACCCGGAGAACCGGATTGACCTGGACCCGCGGCGCAAAGACGCGTGGGGCGTCCCCCTTCCCCGCGTGACCTTCGCCTTCCACGAGAACGAAGCGCGCCTGCGCCGCTTCTTGGCCGACGTCGGCCGACGCATCATGGAGGAGACCGGCGCCAGCCACGTGTGGACCGACGTGAAGGCCTCCCCCAACCGGTGGGCGGGCGGCACACGAATGGGCGACGACCCGGCGCGCTCCGTCGTCAATAGCTACTGCCAGGCCCACGACGTGCCCAACCTTTTCGTGGTCGGATCGTCGGACTTCCCGACCATGGCGGGCTACCCGCCGACCTGCACGATCGCCGCGCTCGCCTACCGGACCGCGGAGTACATCGCGCGCCAGCGCGAGCTGTTCCGTTAG
- a CDS encoding gluconate 2-dehydrogenase subunit 3 family protein yields the protein MTARTSRRSTSTQNPHERREGRALTRGERVTLAAIAERIFPATDTPGAVDAGAVEYIEIALAGAYASLRARYRRALREIDLHARQTSGRAFRELDGAGQDRILTDLEAGALSAVKNGADFFRLVRQHVLEGIFGDPQYGGNRDLVGWRIVGFPGQRTGYADAYINRVVDLPPIAADDTSAP from the coding sequence GTGACGGCCAGGACGTCGCGGCGGTCGACATCGACCCAGAATCCCCACGAGCGGAGGGAGGGTCGCGCGCTCACGCGGGGTGAGCGCGTGACCCTTGCCGCCATCGCGGAGCGAATCTTCCCCGCCACCGATACCCCCGGCGCGGTCGACGCCGGCGCCGTCGAGTACATCGAAATCGCCCTCGCCGGCGCCTACGCCTCCTTGCGCGCCCGGTATCGGCGCGCCCTTCGCGAGATCGACCTCCACGCTCGCCAAACGTCCGGGCGGGCGTTCCGCGAGCTCGACGGCGCGGGGCAGGACCGAATCCTGACCGACCTGGAGGCCGGTGCGCTCTCGGCCGTGAAGAACGGGGCGGATTTCTTTCGCCTCGTGCGCCAGCACGTGCTCGAGGGCATATTTGGCGACCCGCAGTACGGTGGAAACCGCGATCTCGTCGGGTGGCGAATCGTCGGCTTCCCGGGCCAGCGCACCGGCTATGCAGATGCCTACATCAACCGCGTCGTCGACCTGCCGCCCATCGCCGCTGACGACACGAGCGCGCCATGA
- a CDS encoding CaiB/BaiF CoA-transferase family protein codes for MAGALSGVTVLEVADYITGPYAGMLLADLGADVIKIEKRPFGDPFRGFDRESGKEGYNTGFVALNRNKRSLTLNLGTTEGQQIFRQLASTASVVIENHRPGQMRRWGLDYETLQQANPGLVYCSISGFGQDGPYRDLPGYDTLGVAMGGLLSLLTDLSAPEPSRFTFADHLTGIFACYGVLGALYARAETGRGQKVETSLLQSIVSFVQLHAARYLSTGEPTAETGRPNLAAAFVAGDGKPFVFHLSSPPKFWEGLTEALGKSELREDARFMTRDARIRNYDALRAICQEVFATAPRQHWVDLLRAHDVPCGPLYTMPEVFEDAHVQQLGLPVEVTHPVMGKVRLSGGPVNLGETPIRYATAPPLLGEHTVEILSGLGLDEARIGELSAAGVV; via the coding sequence ATGGCCGGTGCGTTGAGTGGAGTCACGGTGCTGGAGGTCGCCGACTACATCACGGGCCCCTACGCCGGGATGCTCCTCGCCGATCTCGGCGCGGACGTCATCAAGATCGAAAAGCGACCATTCGGCGACCCCTTTCGCGGGTTCGACCGCGAATCGGGGAAGGAAGGCTACAACACGGGCTTTGTGGCCCTCAACCGGAACAAGCGAAGCCTGACCCTGAATCTGGGGACGACGGAGGGGCAGCAGATCTTCCGCCAGCTCGCCTCGACCGCTTCGGTCGTCATCGAAAACCATCGGCCAGGGCAGATGCGACGGTGGGGGCTCGACTACGAGACGCTCCAGCAGGCGAATCCGGGCCTCGTCTATTGCTCCATCTCCGGCTTCGGGCAAGATGGCCCATACCGTGACCTGCCGGGCTACGACACTCTCGGCGTGGCCATGGGCGGGCTCCTCAGCCTGCTCACCGACCTGAGCGCGCCAGAGCCGTCGCGCTTTACCTTTGCGGACCACCTCACGGGAATCTTCGCCTGCTACGGGGTCCTGGGGGCCCTGTACGCCCGGGCAGAGACGGGGAGGGGCCAGAAGGTGGAGACGTCGCTGCTGCAGTCCATCGTCTCGTTCGTCCAGCTCCACGCGGCGCGGTACCTCTCCACGGGCGAGCCGACCGCGGAGACCGGCCGCCCAAACCTCGCAGCCGCGTTCGTCGCCGGCGACGGAAAGCCGTTCGTGTTCCACCTCTCGTCGCCGCCCAAGTTCTGGGAGGGCTTGACGGAGGCGCTGGGCAAATCGGAGCTTCGTGAGGACGCCCGGTTCATGACACGCGACGCTCGGATCCGGAACTACGACGCGCTGCGCGCCATCTGCCAGGAGGTCTTTGCGACCGCTCCTCGGCAGCACTGGGTCGACCTCCTTCGCGCGCACGACGTACCGTGTGGGCCGCTGTACACGATGCCGGAGGTATTCGAGGACGCGCACGTGCAGCAGCTCGGCTTACCGGTCGAGGTGACCCACCCGGTCATGGGCAAGGTGCGGCTCAGCGGAGGGCCGGTGAACCTTGGCGAGACGCCCATCCGCTATGCCACCGCCCCGCCGCTCCTCGGCGAGCACACGGTCGAGATCCTCTCGGGACTGGGCCTGGACGAGGCCCGCATCGGCGAGTTGAGCGCGGCGGGCGTCGTGTAG
- a CDS encoding ABC transporter substrate-binding protein has product MRPTAIVRARTVWVGCALMICACGPGIAPKSGDPSGQASMSAQFGPKRITAAIRADPGSLVLLKTQRGGALRGLDAIEELTNAGLTYVKADGGRAPQLAEEVPSLDNGLWKVQPDGTMETTWKIKASATWQDGTPVTADDFLFTTTVEQDKDLEIASYAEYGLIDSIEAADPHTITVIWKQPYIDADTMFSYGAAGMPLPKHILADSYTNDKTNFLTLPFWTDGYVGAGAFTMREWVQDVHATVDAYNGYVFGRPKIDEIEIDFIPDNNALLANILAGTDMTLGKTMSLDMALQAQDQWKGGRVEIRKQNWTPLNPQFIDPDPVIILDYRFRKALFLAIDRQQLTDFVFSGHGAVADSYVSPDTPMYNLIEPRIVKYPYDPRQSAQIVSELGYTKRGDGFLYGADGAKLTVSIRIPTQNDIHLKATAPIADAWQAMGVAVDQVPIPIQRTLDRPYRATFPGFQIVERVNRLDAADVYRFHSSQAPLPENGYRASGFESRYRNPDLDAAIERYVTAIPLAERMRALGDIVHHQTENLSQLPLFYGADPTLVSNRLLNVTARGEDFTQAWNVQDWDLASP; this is encoded by the coding sequence ATGCGACCAACGGCAATCGTGCGAGCTCGAACGGTTTGGGTGGGTTGCGCGCTGATGATCTGCGCGTGCGGCCCGGGAATCGCGCCCAAGTCCGGAGATCCCAGCGGCCAGGCGTCCATGTCGGCCCAATTTGGGCCGAAACGCATCACCGCCGCGATTCGCGCAGACCCTGGCTCCCTGGTCCTCCTGAAGACGCAGCGCGGAGGTGCGCTCCGCGGCCTCGACGCGATCGAAGAGCTCACAAACGCCGGGCTGACCTATGTCAAGGCCGACGGGGGTCGTGCGCCGCAGCTCGCTGAGGAGGTGCCGTCCCTCGACAACGGCCTCTGGAAAGTGCAGCCCGACGGTACGATGGAGACTACGTGGAAGATCAAAGCCTCCGCGACCTGGCAGGACGGCACGCCCGTCACGGCGGATGATTTCCTGTTCACCACCACCGTCGAACAGGACAAGGACCTTGAGATTGCGTCGTACGCAGAATATGGGTTGATCGACTCGATCGAGGCCGCCGACCCTCACACCATCACCGTCATCTGGAAGCAGCCCTATATCGACGCTGACACGATGTTCAGCTATGGGGCAGCGGGCATGCCGCTTCCCAAGCACATCCTCGCGGACTCATACACGAACGACAAGACTAATTTCCTCACGCTCCCGTTCTGGACCGATGGGTACGTCGGCGCGGGCGCGTTCACCATGCGCGAGTGGGTCCAGGATGTCCACGCAACCGTCGACGCGTACAACGGGTACGTCTTCGGCCGACCAAAGATCGACGAGATCGAGATCGATTTCATCCCGGACAACAACGCGCTTTTGGCCAACATCCTGGCAGGAACCGACATGACCCTTGGGAAGACCATGTCCCTGGACATGGCACTGCAAGCGCAGGACCAGTGGAAGGGTGGCAGGGTCGAGATCCGCAAGCAGAACTGGACACCGCTCAATCCCCAATTCATCGATCCGGATCCAGTCATCATCCTCGACTACCGGTTCCGAAAGGCGCTGTTCCTCGCCATCGATCGACAGCAGCTCACCGATTTCGTGTTCTCAGGCCACGGCGCCGTCGCAGACAGCTACGTTTCACCCGACACGCCCATGTACAACCTCATCGAGCCGCGAATCGTGAAGTACCCGTACGACCCGCGTCAGTCGGCGCAGATTGTCTCGGAGCTGGGTTACACGAAGCGTGGCGACGGCTTCCTGTACGGAGCCGACGGCGCCAAGCTGACCGTTTCCATTCGCATCCCGACTCAGAACGATATCCACCTGAAGGCGACCGCCCCGATCGCCGACGCGTGGCAGGCCATGGGTGTGGCAGTGGACCAGGTGCCGATTCCGATTCAGCGCACGCTGGACCGGCCCTACCGAGCGACCTTTCCCGGCTTCCAGATAGTCGAGCGGGTGAACAGGCTCGATGCTGCGGACGTCTATCGGTTCCACAGCTCCCAAGCCCCGTTGCCAGAGAACGGCTACCGGGCATCGGGGTTCGAGAGCCGCTACCGCAACCCGGACCTCGACGCGGCGATCGAGCGCTACGTGACGGCGATTCCCCTGGCAGAGCGTATGCGCGCGCTCGGCGATATCGTCCACCACCAGACGGAAAACCTCAGCCAGCTTCCCCTCTTCTATGGCGCGGATCCCACGCTCGTGTCGAATCGGCTGCTCAACGTCACTGCGCGGGGCGAGGACTTCACCCAGGCGTGGAACGTACAAGACTGGGACCTGGCCAGTCCGTGA
- a CDS encoding DUF1059 domain-containing protein, whose product MNLNELGVTGKWVVANCGKFPSERGCKLVIMAPESQRSDLVDAAVAHAISSHGHEDSPQLRKDLDAFLETIEA is encoded by the coding sequence ATGAACCTCAACGAGCTAGGTGTAACGGGCAAGTGGGTCGTCGCGAATTGCGGGAAGTTCCCCAGCGAAAGGGGCTGCAAGCTGGTGATCATGGCGCCAGAAAGCCAACGAAGTGACCTCGTCGACGCGGCGGTCGCGCACGCGATCAGCTCGCATGGACACGAGGACAGCCCGCAGCTTCGGAAAGACCTGGACGCGTTCCTCGAAACGATCGAGGCGTAG
- a CDS encoding TAXI family TRAP transporter solute-binding subunit, which produces MQETWRTGPASGNTERSPVVQRSKMFLEVAAELVGTPGWTDRQVNIQFREQGASAWRVNLFASDAANSIDAVVAGEADIAICNPGAVLAMALHGLGPFAQPIPVRAIVVFPQLDRLGFAIAKRCGVSSIAEIKERRLPLKVSLRGQRDHSVHMIIDLVLSTYGFSLADIERWGGELRYTPGLGTAPGRLDAVPSGGVDIVIDEAFGGLAKGAIDLGLSLLPVDEPQLQQLEKLGLRRSRITTEEFPGLEHEHDAVDFSGWPVFCVESTPDDLVTHFCAALEKRKGRLPWYGTGPMDLKHMVSDAPDAPLPIPLHPAAERFWRQQGYL; this is translated from the coding sequence ATGCAGGAAACGTGGAGGACTGGCCCCGCCAGCGGGAACACCGAGCGCAGCCCCGTCGTCCAGCGATCAAAGATGTTCCTGGAGGTCGCGGCGGAGTTGGTCGGCACGCCCGGATGGACTGACCGGCAGGTGAACATCCAGTTCCGGGAGCAGGGCGCCAGCGCCTGGCGGGTGAACCTCTTCGCCAGCGACGCCGCGAACTCGATCGACGCGGTTGTGGCCGGAGAGGCGGACATCGCAATCTGTAATCCGGGCGCGGTGCTTGCGATGGCGCTCCACGGACTCGGGCCATTTGCGCAGCCGATTCCGGTTCGGGCCATCGTGGTGTTCCCGCAACTCGACCGGCTGGGTTTCGCGATCGCCAAGCGCTGCGGCGTCAGCTCCATTGCCGAGATCAAGGAGCGGCGGCTGCCGCTCAAGGTTTCGCTGCGGGGGCAGCGCGATCACTCGGTCCACATGATCATCGATCTGGTGCTGTCCACCTACGGGTTCTCCTTGGCAGACATCGAGCGCTGGGGCGGCGAGCTCCGCTACACTCCGGGTCTCGGAACGGCGCCCGGGCGGCTCGACGCGGTGCCTAGCGGCGGCGTTGACATCGTCATCGACGAGGCCTTCGGCGGCCTGGCCAAAGGGGCGATCGACCTCGGGCTGAGCCTCCTCCCCGTCGACGAGCCGCAGCTTCAACAGCTCGAAAAGCTTGGGCTCCGGCGTTCTCGGATCACCACGGAGGAGTTCCCAGGACTGGAGCATGAGCACGACGCCGTCGATTTCAGCGGGTGGCCGGTCTTCTGCGTCGAAAGCACGCCCGATGACCTCGTCACCCACTTCTGCGCGGCGCTCGAGAAGCGAAAAGGCCGTTTGCCGTGGTACGGGACGGGACCGATGGA
- a CDS encoding class II aldolase/adducin family protein: MAATTGPDQRRSVEPTSDDERELRIQLAAAHRLAEKFGMAELIYTHISLRVPGNPPTYLFKPHQLLFGQIKASNLVRVDLEGNIVGESPYRVNPAGTGIHGAILEARPDVNCVLHTHSPYAVAVSSLDCGLLPLTQAALRFSGGVAYHDYAGAAVSAVERSRLAEDLGDKQIMLMRNHGVLALGRTVGEAFVAAYYVERACQFQILAQASGQPLVMPNVEQRTRVQTGPERLSGRTDDAWPALLALLDAEDPSYRD; this comes from the coding sequence GTGGCGGCGACAACCGGGCCCGACCAGAGACGTTCAGTGGAGCCCACGAGCGACGACGAGCGCGAGCTGCGCATCCAGCTCGCCGCGGCGCATCGTCTCGCGGAAAAGTTCGGCATGGCGGAGCTCATCTACACCCACATCTCGCTGCGCGTGCCGGGGAACCCGCCAACGTACCTCTTTAAACCCCATCAGCTCCTCTTTGGCCAGATCAAAGCCTCGAATCTCGTTCGAGTCGACCTCGAGGGGAACATCGTCGGCGAGAGCCCGTATCGCGTGAATCCGGCCGGGACCGGCATCCACGGCGCGATCCTCGAGGCACGGCCGGACGTGAACTGCGTTCTTCACACCCACTCGCCGTATGCGGTCGCCGTGTCATCCCTCGATTGCGGACTCTTACCCCTCACCCAGGCAGCCCTCCGCTTCTCCGGCGGCGTTGCATACCACGATTACGCGGGGGCCGCCGTGAGCGCGGTCGAGCGGTCGCGCCTCGCAGAGGACCTCGGCGACAAGCAGATCATGCTCATGCGCAATCATGGCGTGCTCGCCCTTGGCCGCACGGTCGGCGAGGCGTTCGTCGCAGCCTACTACGTGGAGCGGGCCTGTCAATTTCAGATCCTTGCGCAGGCCAGCGGCCAGCCGCTCGTCATGCCCAACGTGGAGCAGCGAACGCGGGTGCAGACGGGGCCAGAGCGACTATCGGGGAGGACCGACGACGCCTGGCCCGCGCTGCTCGCCCTGCTGGACGCCGAAGACCCGTCATATAGAGACTGA
- a CDS encoding plastocyanin/azurin family copper-binding protein, with protein sequence MSGNALKPFLSILLLAGTLAVAPASWAVAEGAGGSAIITIDQPTSGASVSDGSQVDVGGWAIDPAGPGTGIDGVRVYLDGAMDGGGTLLGTATYGAARPDVAAAEGSAAFTNSGFDFVWSPTGLGSGQHTIYVYAHSTSGAWASQSIPVNVVGQAAGGQSQVTIADFSFRPASITVRVGDTVTWTNNGPSPHTATSDAGSWDTGRLAAGQSGSYTFTSAGTFNYHCAIHPAMRGTVTVTATGAATEPATAADMGGGSGGYGYGSGAGYGSMNGYGGYGGYGGYMGYGGYMTSPSTYGYGMGYGYSMRMPYYPRMGYPRIGYPPRPMYPW encoded by the coding sequence ATGAGCGGGAACGCACTGAAGCCGTTCCTTTCCATTCTCCTGCTGGCGGGGACACTCGCCGTGGCGCCGGCATCGTGGGCGGTAGCGGAGGGCGCGGGCGGCTCCGCGATCATAACGATCGATCAGCCGACCAGTGGCGCGAGCGTGTCCGACGGCAGCCAGGTCGACGTGGGCGGATGGGCGATCGATCCGGCGGGCCCGGGGACCGGGATCGACGGTGTGCGCGTTTACCTCGACGGCGCCATGGACGGGGGCGGTACGCTGCTGGGCACTGCGACCTATGGCGCGGCGCGGCCGGACGTTGCGGCGGCGGAGGGCAGCGCCGCCTTCACGAATTCGGGGTTCGACTTCGTTTGGAGTCCGACGGGCCTCGGGAGCGGTCAACATACGATTTACGTCTATGCCCACTCCACCTCCGGTGCTTGGGCGTCGCAGTCGATTCCGGTGAACGTGGTTGGGCAAGCGGCAGGCGGTCAGTCACAAGTGACGATCGCGGACTTCTCATTCCGCCCGGCGTCGATCACGGTCCGCGTGGGGGACACCGTGACGTGGACGAACAATGGTCCGTCTCCGCATACGGCGACGAGCGACGCCGGGTCGTGGGATACCGGACGGCTCGCCGCGGGACAGTCAGGCTCGTACACCTTCACGAGCGCGGGCACGTTCAACTACCACTGCGCGATCCATCCGGCGATGCGCGGAACAGTCACCGTGACCGCGACGGGCGCAGCGACTGAGCCGGCGACCGCCGCCGACATGGGAGGCGGTTCCGGGGGCTATGGCTATGGGAGCGGTGCTGGCTACGGATCGATGAACGGCTACGGCGGCTACGGCGGCTACGGCGGGTACATGGGATACGGCGGATACATGACCAGCCCGAGTACGTACGGCTATGGAATGGGGTACGGATACTCCATGCGGATGCCGTACTACCCGCGAATGGGATACCCCCGAATTGGCTATCCGCCCCGCCCGATGTACCCGTGGTGA